The following are encoded in a window of Pagrus major chromosome 14, Pma_NU_1.0 genomic DNA:
- the LOC141008692 gene encoding plexin-C1-like, whose product MILLPGLLFILWGEPARCLAEGGGFDFNGDIRQYAVATNTVYIATEETLYQLNHDLTLVRSVTQRGTIKIGERLDEAQFQRVSETDKWNTTFRVNVLLPFVEIDTLISCGVIDRGCGFCELLDLEDISKVLYREPFPVGPQRRNSSASVGFLVNVEKTPTETETYILTAIQAYKEKPDKVNCLFSHTVNLHNTNNNQMGEIFSLSGDGYGSIDVKDNVEFVDGFQLGFIIYLFSNLPSSDKSKVRLIWLEGKISKRQTVKSLRGATLSISEGGEGSRLEASSVIPGGPPVLWSGVFSVDGGRTNTELVLFDISPDLTGGTDKDPFCTRQECTQLKTLKLKKVLFRQNYMTSVLAVRQKAWMIFFIGTGDGQLIKLAVDRNYHTTCPRVLYRADDDRKVLPKMHLDPVDLKHVYVPFQNQIKRVAVSNCSTYTNVQDCWSAQDPYCVWCGSKSSCTFEDDCQDSDWLSIPDDSQQKMVSHRVVKDDTGQITLNIQTHVTVGSEALDNFACQFSASSSELCSRQSPPPQFPQCNCILTNSTLPAEGMHVTVRIRLGKTYLTEQLKMSNCADIIGPPTSVLCRQCIEAGCGWSVNHCSWANQGERNDSLCQKMDSGMNISRPEISSITPNVISFYGKNHAVLSGLNLHDVTRVRIQADMDCTPQESPVWSNTGQRLTFHIPSADNKGVVKVCVVLPDGSCHGNAIVTYRSSPSCTDFVPNTSWISGKREITITGSHLDFVEGVVHDHAPQTVRPAKSNNSQNLIYDTPAAPTNGIIISRVSLKVANETLACSTTITYYPDPEFISFTLRRTGDSVHITLQKKADKLDMTVAELSVWGVQDGKQYPCIVQDKETSDMSDFFICEIQRTPDAQVQHLVKKKRSPDETDDFSCKIHR is encoded by the exons ATGATCCTGCTGCCTGGTCTGctgttcatcctctggggagaaCCGGCTCGGTGCCTGGCGGAGGGTGGAGGCTTTGACTTTAACGGAGACATCCGTCAATACGCCGTGGCCACCAACACGGTTTACATCGCTACAGAGGAGACGCTGTACCAGCTGAACCACGACCTGACTCTGGTCCGCAGTGTGACCCAGAGAGGAACCATAAAGATTGGGGAACGGTTGGACGAAGCGCAGTTTCAGCGGGTTTCTGAGACGGATAAGTGGAACACAACTTTCAGAGTCAATGTGTTATTACCGTTTGTTGAAATTGACACTCTGATCAGCTGTGGTGTGATCGACAGAGGGTGCGGTTTCTGCGAGCTGCTGGACCTGGAGGACATCTCCAAGGTGTTGTACAGGGAGCCCTTCCCGGTGGGGCCCCAACGGCGCAACAGCAGCGCATCCGTCGGCTTCCTGGTGAATGTGGAAAAGACACCGACCGAGACCGAGACTTACATCCTGACTGCCATACAGGCATACAAAGAGAAACCCGATAAGGTCAACTGTCTTTTTTCACACACTGTGAACCTTCATAATACGAATAACAATCAGATGGGAGAAATATTTTCCCTTTCTGGTGATGGATATGGCTCGATCGATGTTAAAGATAATGTGGAGTTTGTGGATGGATTTCAGCTTGGTTTTATCATTTATCTTTTCTCCAACCTGCCCTCAAGCGACAAAAGCAAAGTCCGTCTCATTTGGCTCGAGGGAAAAATCAGCAAAAGGCAGACTGTCAAGTCACTGCGGGGCGCGACTCTCAGCATCTCTGAGGGCGGTGAAGGCAGCAGACTCGAGGCCTCCTCGGTGATCCCGGGTGGTCCGCCGGTTCTCTGGAGCGGCGTGTTCAGTGTGGACGGAGGACGAACCAACACAGAGCTGGTGCTGTTTGACATCAGTCCTGATCTCACCGGAGGCACAGATAAAGATCCGTTCTGCACCAGGCAAGAGTGTACACAG CTGAAGACACTGAAGCTGAAGAAGGTGCTCTTCAGGCAGAACTACATGACCTCTGTGCTGGCAGTGAGACAGAAGGCCTGGATGATTTTCTTCATTGGGACGGGAGACGGGCAGCTCATAAAG CTTGCTGTAGACAGGAACTATCACACCACCTGTCCCAGGGTGCTCTACAGGGCCGATGATGACCGCAAAGTGCTTCCCAAAATGCATTTGGATCCAGTGGATCTTAAACATGTGTACGTGCCATTTCAAAACCAG ATTAAGCGTGTAGCTGTGTCAAACTGCAGCACATACACAAATGTGCAGGACTGTTGGTCTGCACAGGATCCATACTGTGTCTGGTGCGGCTCTAAAAGCAG TTGCACATTTGAAGATGACTGCCAAGACTCAGACTGGTTGTCCATTCCTGATGACTCTCAACAGAAAATGGTTTCCCACAGAGTTGTAAAGGACGACACTGGACAG ATCACACTTAACATCCAGACACACGTGACCGTGGGCTCTGAGGCGCTGGATAACTTCGCTTGTCAGTTCTCTGCGAGTTCCAGTGAGCTTTGTAGCAGGCAGAGCCCTCCGCCACagttcccacaatgcaactgcaTCCTTACAAACAGCACACTTCCTGCTGAAG GTATGCATGTCACAGTTAGGATTAGACTTGGAAAGACATATTTGACTGAACAACTGAAGATGTCCAACTGTGCTGACATCATTGGACCGCCAACCTCTGTCCT GTGTCGGCAGTGTATTGAGGCTGGATGTGGCTGGAGCGTAAACCACTGTTCTTGGGCAAATCAAGGAGAGAGGAAT GACAGTCTTTGCCAAAAGATGGATTCAGGAATGAACATCTCT agaCCAGAGATCTCCTCCATCACTCCCAATGTCATATCTTTCTACGGCAAAAACCACGCAGTGTTGTCAGGTCTTAACCTTCATGATGTGACCAGAGTGAGGATCCAGGCAGACATGGACTGCACTCCACAAGA ATCTCCTGTGTGGAGCAACACTGGTCAGAGGCTGACGTTCCATATTCCCAGTGCCGATAATAAAGGCGTGGTCAAAGTGTGTGTTGTCCTCCCAGATGGTAGTTGCCATGGCAACGCTATAGTCACCTACCGGTCATCACCATCCTGCACTGACTTTGTACCAAACACCTCATGGATCAG TGGGAAGAGGGAGATCACAATCACCGGATCCCACCTGGACTTTGTAGAAGGGGTCGTACACGACCACGCCCCGCAGACGGTCAGACCTGCCAAATCCAACAACTCTCAG AATTTAATCTACGACACACCTGCAGCTCCAACTAATGGGATTATTATAAGCCGCGTCTCATTGAAAGTAGCCAATGAAACCTTGGCCTGCTCCACAACAATAACCTACTATCCAGACCCTGAGTTCATCAGTTTCACACTCAGGAGAACAGGGGACAGTGTGCACATCACCCTACAG AAAAAGGCAGACAAACTGGACATGACAGTGGCTGAGTTGTCAGTGTGGGGGGTTCAGGATGGAAAACAATACCCCTGCATCGTACAAGACAAAGAAACCAGTGACATGTCTGACTTCTTTATCTGTGAAATTCAAAGGACACCCGATGCTCAGGTCCAGCATTTAGTG aaaaagaagaggagtcCCGATGAGACAGATGATTTCTCCTGTAAAATCCACAGATAA